TAGTGATAAAACGTATAATAAGTATATTGGTTGGCTGGATAATGAAAAACGTTTTGAGCGATTATTCGCCTTAGCGATCTTCTTACCGATCGCTCCCGATGATGCGTTGTGTTTAATGGCTGGTTTGACAAAAATGTCTTTAAGAAAATTTACTTTGATCATTATTTTAGCTAAACCAGTTTCTATCTTCTTATATAGCTTAGCATTGATTTACGGCGGTACTTTTTTGAACGGTTTATTGGGCTTTTAAGCTCTAAAACTGTATAATAGAAACGATCAAGATAGAATGCAGCTTGTGTTCTATCTTCTTTTATTTTAGTGTTGTAAGGATGGATGAAATGTGACCTATTTAAAAAACAGTTTCAAAAATATGATTGATTTTTTTTCGGGAACATCAGCTTATTTCCGAGATGTTTTACTCATGCATGGATTCATGCTGTTTATTTTACTGCCTTTTTTGGCAAGCTCTACGCGATTTATTTTAAGACAAGGTCAAATCAATTATTTATCTTATGATACGATTCCGATTATTTTCGCGAAACACCCTGGCGTGTTGATCGCTTTATTGTTGATCTTGGTTTTGATTGTGATCGCAGTTTTTTTTGAATTTACCTTTTTACTTTTGAGCATCTTTTTTATTAAGAAAAAACAACCGATTTCTCTCTCAAATTTATTAAAAGGTACTTTTCTTCAATTAAAAAAAATTCGTTTCAGTACGATCTTATTCTTTTTATTTTATTTTTTCTTGGTTTTACCGCTTAGCGGTTTAGGATTCAATTCAGATTTGTTGGCAAAAATCAAAATACCGGCGTTTATCATGGATTTCATTTTTGCGAATCGTGTAACGATCATAGCGCTCGTTCTTTTGGGCTACTTGCTCTTTTTTTATCTTTCGATTCGTTTGATCTTTGCGCTTCCTGAAATGATTTTAAGAGATGTACCGTTTCGTCAGGCAGTGAAAGAAAGTTGGCATTCGACCAAAAATCATTTCTTCCGAATCCTTGGTCAATTTATTGTCATTGGCGGTAGTATTTTAGTCTTTTTCGTTTTAAGTTACACGGTGATCCTCAGTGCTCAAGCAATCATCGAATCAGCATTTCCAGAATATGCTTTAGTTAGTGCTGTTGTCGCCATGACCTTATTGCAATTTGTTTTACTGTTGAATATTATTTTTTCGACCGTTGGGATCTTTTATATCACGATCGATTATATGGATGATGAAGGTTTCCTACCGGAGATACCTCAGTGGTTTTTTTCTCAGAAAAAGCCTGCTCATAAAGAATGGACCGCTCTAAAAATTGGCTCTTTTGTATTTATCGCAACTATTTTTGGGATTGGTGTCGGAACATACAATACGAACTATCTAAGTACCCCTTCTATCAAGGAACCTTTGACTCTCTCTCATCGAGGTGTGGATGACGGGAATGGTGTTCAAAATTCATTAACGGCTCTTGAAAAAACTAGTTTAGAACATCCAAGCTATGTAGAAATGGATGTTCAAGAAACTAAAGATAAACAGTTTGTTGTTTTTCACGATTTCAATTTAAAAAATTTGACAGGCGTCAATAAACGGCCAAATGAACTGACTCTGGCAGAATTAGAAAAATTAACAGTGACAGAAAATGGGATGCAGGCACCTGTTTGTTCCTTTGATGATTATTTAGC
This sequence is a window from Enterococcus wangshanyuanii. Protein-coding genes within it:
- a CDS encoding glycerophosphoryl diester phosphodiesterase membrane domain-containing protein, which translates into the protein MTYLKNSFKNMIDFFSGTSAYFRDVLLMHGFMLFILLPFLASSTRFILRQGQINYLSYDTIPIIFAKHPGVLIALLLILVLIVIAVFFEFTFLLLSIFFIKKKQPISLSNLLKGTFLQLKKIRFSTILFFLFYFFLVLPLSGLGFNSDLLAKIKIPAFIMDFIFANRVTIIALVLLGYLLFFYLSIRLIFALPEMILRDVPFRQAVKESWHSTKNHFFRILGQFIVIGGSILVFFVLSYTVILSAQAIIESAFPEYALVSAVVAMTLLQFVLLLNIIFSTVGIFYITIDYMDDEGFLPEIPQWFFSQKKPAHKEWTALKIGSFVFIATIFGIGVGTYNTNYLSTPSIKEPLTLSHRGVDDGNGVQNSLTALEKTSLEHPSYVEMDVQETKDKQFVVFHDFNLKNLTGVNKRPNELTLAELEKLTVTENGMQAPVCSFDDYLAKAKQLNQKLLIEIKTTKQDSPDLVDRFIEKYRNIVLKEEHIIQTLTFNTATELKEKEPDFYVGYILPFNIVGPPVANVDFFTMEYTTLNRNFVNAAHSDGKKVYAWTANDEDTMTRMMFYGVDGIITDKLKLLNETIRTDVDELTYSDKLLHFVIGIG